One genomic region from Prunus persica cultivar Lovell chromosome G3, Prunus_persica_NCBIv2, whole genome shotgun sequence encodes:
- the LOC109948110 gene encoding ciliogenesis-associated TTC17-interacting protein-like — translation MTQSQRGALDRFIVRESHATIDENIFNEQEQDDVEELQDIENNMDECVGNAEQNENDDNENVDIDDHNEDVEDVDIENHNNENVTDLFNEEPSQSIPLDIYDPRNWDNIDPNSVTY, via the coding sequence ATGACTCAATCTCAAAGAGGAGCTCTTGATAGATTCATTGTTAGAGAATCACATGCTacaattgatgaaaatattttcaatGAACAAGAACAAGATGATGTTGAGGAATTGCAAGATATTGAAAACAATATGGATGAATGTGTGGGTAATGCTGAGCAGAATGAGAATGATGACAATGAAAATGTTGATATTGATGATCACAATGAAGATGTTGAAGATGTAGACATAGAAAATCATAACAATGAGAACGTCACTGATTTATTCAATGAAGAACCAAGCCAGTCCATTCCTTTGGATATTTATGATCCAAGAAATTGGGATAATATTGATCCCAATTCCGTGACCTATTAG
- the LOC18783328 gene encoding receptor-like protein kinase: MQLYLFNFFLLLLLLCFSVSISTVSSLSSDGLALLSLSKHWTSVPASISSSWSASDATPCQWVGIECDNAHNVVTLNLTGYGISGQLGPEVGSFRHLQTLDLSVNNFSGKIPKELANCSLLENLDLYKNGFSGAIPESLFAIPALAYVHLYTNNLNGSIPGNVGNLSELVHLYLYENQFSGVIPSSIGNCSKLQELFLGRNQLTGELPMSLNNLQNLVYLDVAINSLEGSIPLGSGTCKNLIYLDLSYNKFSGGIPPGLGNCSNLTQFSAVGSNLEGTIPSSFGQLKYLSTLYLPLNHLSGKIPPELGKCESLKILRLYKNQLVGEIPSELGMLTQLEDLELFENRLTGEIPVSIWKIQSLQHILVYNNSLTGELPEVMTELKQLKNISLYNNLFFGVIPQSLGINSSLWQLDFINNKFTGKIPPNLCHGKQLRVLNLGFNRFQGTIPSDVGNCSTLWRLKLEQNRLIGALPQFAKNSSLSYMDISNNEISGEIPSSLGNCSNLTAINLSMNNLTGVIPQELGSLAELGSLILFKNNLVGPLPPHLSNCTKMYKFDVGSNLLNGSIPSSLRSWTGLSTLILSDNSFTGGVPPFLSEFEKLSELQLGGNFLGGAIPSSIGALVSMFYALNLSNNALTGPIPSELGKLARLQRLDLSHNNLTGTLKALDYINSLIEVDVSDNNFTGAVPETLMNLLNSSPLSFLGNPYLCVDYLPSCGSTCARRNNSFKPCNSQSSKHRGLSKVAIAFISLGSSLFVVFVLHVLVYMFLLRKKTKQELEISAQEGPSGLLNKVLEATANLNGQYIIGKGAHGTVYKASLAPDKDYAVKKLLFAGHEGTRLSMVREIQTLGTIRHRNLVKLEDFWLRKDHGLILYRYMQNGSLNDVLHEIKPPPTLEWSVRYRIALGTAYGLEYLHYDCDPPIVHRDVKPMNILLDADMEPHIADFGIAKLLDQSSASTTSIAVVGTTGYIAPENAFRPAKSVESDVYSYGVVLLELITRKKALDPSFVEQTDIVGWVRSVWSNTEEIHQIVDSSLKEEFLDSCIMDQVVDVLMVAFRCTDKDPRKRPTMRDVVKQLLDANPQVRSIKG; the protein is encoded by the exons ATGCAGCTTTATCtgttcaatttcttcttgttgttgctgttgctgtgcTTCTCTGTGTCCATATCTACTGTATCTAGTTTGAGCTCTGATGGGTTGGCTTTATTGTCACTCTCCAAGCATTGGACGTCTGTCCCTGCTTCCATATCCTCAAGCTGGAGTGCTTCTGATGCCACTCCATGCCAATGGGTTGGAATAGAATGTGACAATGCCCACAATGTGGTTACCTTGAACCTCACTGGTTATGGAATTTCTGGTCAATTGGGACCTGAAGTTGGCAGCTTTAGGCACTTGCAGACTCTTGATTTGAGTGTCAACAATTTTTCTGGCAAAATCCCAAAAGAATTGGCCAATTGTAGTCTTCTTGAAAACTTGGACTTGTATAAAAATGGCTTTTCTGGTGCAATACCTGAATCCTTGTTTGCAATTCCTGCCTTAGCTTATGTACATCTGTATACTAACAATTTGAATGGTTCCATCCCTGGAAATGTTGGGAATCTGAGTGAGCTTGTGCATCTGTATTTGTATGAGAATCAGTTTTCAGGAGTGATTCCTTCATCCATTGGAAACTGTAGTAAATTGCAGGAGTTGTTTTTGGGTCGGAACCAGTTGACAGGAGAGCTTCCTATGAGCCTGAACAACCTTCAGAACCTGGTATATCTAGATGTAGCTATAAATAGTCTTGAGGGTAGCATTCCTTTGGGTTCAGGCACTTGCaagaatttaatttacttgGATTTGTCATACAATAAGTTTAGTGGAGGTATTCCACCAGGACTTGGAAATTGTAGTAATTTAACACAATTTTCTGCTGTGGGTAGTAATTTAGAGGGGACTATTCCATCTTCCTTTGGCCAACTCAAGTACCTTTCAACCCTGTACCTTCCTCTAAATCATTTGTCTGGTAAAATACCTCCTGAACTTGGCAAGTGTGAATCCTTGAAGATACTACGCTTGTATAAGAACCAACTAGTGGGAGAAATTCCTAGTGAATTGGGAATGCTGACTCAATTAGAGGACCTTGAATTATTTGAGAACCGGTTAACTGGTGAAATTCCAGTTAGCATATGGAAGATTCAAAGTCTTCAGCATATCCTTGTGTACAATAATAGCCTCACTGGGGAGCTGCCTGAAGTGATGACTGAGCTGAAGCaactaaaaaatatatcattGTACAACAACCTATTTTTTGGAGTTATACCTCAAAGTTTGGGGATTAACAGCAGTTTGTGGCAGTTAGATTTTATCAATAACAAGTTCACTGGTAAAATCCCTCCAAATCTTTGCCATGGAAAGCAGTTAAGGGTGTTGAATCTGGGTTTCAATCGATTTCAAGGCACCATACCTTCTGATGTTGGAAATTGCTCTACTCTTTGGAGGTTGAAACTGGAACAGAACAGACTCATTGGGGCTCTTCCACAGTTTGCAAAAAATTCAAGCCTTTCATATATGGACATCAGCAACAATGAGATTAGTGGAGAAATTCCATCAAGCTTGGGAAACTGTAGCAATCTCACAGCCATCAATTTGTCCATGAACAATTTAACAGGAGTTATACCCCAGGAACTAGGGAGTCTTGCAGAACTTGGTTCTTTGATTCTTTTCAAAAACAATTTGGTTGGTCCTCTGCCTCCTCACCTATCAAATTGTACCAAAATGTATAAGTTTGATGTGGGATCAAATTTGTTGAATGGCTCCATTCCATCGAGTTTGAGAAGTTGGACAGGTTTATCAACGCTGATTTTAAGTGACAACAGTTTTACTGGCGGTGTTCCACCTTTCTTGTCGGAGTTTGAAAAGCTTTCAGAGCTACAACTTGGTGGAAATTTTTTGGGAGGTGCCATTCCCTCATCAATTGGAGCATTGGTTAGTATGTTTTATGCATTGAATCTTAGCAATAATGCATTGACAGGTCCGATTCCTTCAGAGCTGGGGAAGTTGGCAAGACTACAACGACTAGATCTATCTCATAACAATTTGACAGGGACTTTAAAAGCTCTTGATTATATCAATTCATTGATTGAGGTTGATGTTTCAGACAATAACTTCACAGGTGCAGTACCAGAGACATTGATGAACCTTTTGAACTCATCTCCATTATCATTTTTGGGCAATCCCTACCTATGTGTCGATTACCTTCCATCATGTGGCTCAACTTGTGCAAGAAGAAACAACAGTTTTAAGCCATGCAACAGTCAATCAAGCAAGCATAGAGGCCTTAGTAAAGTGGCAATTGCATTTATATCCCTAGGTTCTtcattatttgttgtttttgtgctTCATGTACTGGTTTATATGTTTCTCTTGCGCAAAAAGACAAAGCAGGAACTTGAGATCTCTGCTCAAGAGGGGCCATCTGGCTTACTCAACAAAGTATTGGAGGCTACAGCGAACCTTAATGGTCAGTATATCATTGGGAAAGGAGCCCATGGAACTGTCTATAAGGCCTCTTTGGCTCCAGACAAAGATTATGCTGTCAAGAAGCTTCTGTTTGCGGGGCATGAAGGAACGCGTTTGAGCATGGTTAGAGAAATTCAAACCCTCGGGACTATTAGGCATCGGAATCTGGTTAAATTGGAAGACTTCTGGTTAAGAAAGGACCACGGTTTAATCTTGTATAGGTACATGCAAAATGGGAGCCTTAATGAtgttttgcatgaaattaaacCCCCACCAACTCTTGAGTGGAGTGTCCGCTATAGGATAGCACTTGGAACTGCATACGGGTTGGAGTATCTCCATTATGATTGTGACCCCCCTATAGTTCATCGAGATGTCAAACCAATGAACATCCTCTTAGACGCTGATATGGAGCCTCATATTGCTGATTTTGGTATTGCTAAACTTCTGGATCAGTCTTCTGCATCAACGACGTCCATTGCAGTTGTGGGAACAACTGGATATATTGCACCAG AAAATGCATTTAGACCAGCAAAGAGCGTGGAATCTGATGTGTACAGTTATGGGGTTGTTCTACTTGAGCTGATAACTAGAAAGAAGGCATTGGATCCATCATTTGTGGAGCAAACTGACATTGTAGGATGGGTTAGGTCAGTGTGGAGCAACACAGAAGAAATTCATCAAATTGTTGATTCAAGCCTTAAGGAGGAATTTCTGGATTCATGTATTATGGACCAAGTTGTCGATGTGCTTATGGTGGCATTCAGATGTACTGATAAAGATCCTAGAAAGAGGCCGACGATGAGAGAtgttgtgaagcaattattagATGCAAATCCCCAAGTGAGAAGCATAAAAGGCTAG
- the LOC18783919 gene encoding receptor-like protein kinase isoform X2 — protein MQLYLFNFLLLLCLSVSISTVSSLNSDGVALLSLSKHWTSVPASISSSWNASDSTPCQWVGIECDNDHNVVSLKLTGYGISGQLGPEISRFRYLKILDLSVNKFSGKIPTELANCSLLENLDLYENGFSGEIPESFFAIPALAYVHLYSNRLNGSIPGNVGNLSELVHLDLYENQFSGVIPSSVGNCSKLEDLYLAENQLIGELPKSLNKLENLVYLDVANNSLEGSIPLGSGTCKNLIYLDFSYNKFSGGIPPGLGNCSNLTQFSAVGSNLEGTIPSSFGQLKYLSILYLPLNHLSGKIPPELGKCESLKELHLYTNQLVGEIPGELGMLTQLQDLKLFENRLTGEIPVSIWKIQSLQHILVYNNSLTGELPVVMTELKQLKNISLFNNLFFGVIPQTLGINSSLWLLDFTNNKFTGKIPPSLCRGKQLWKLNMGFNRIQGTIPSDVGNCSSLSRLKLGHNNLTGVLPQFAKNSRLLYMDISNNEISGEIPSILGNCSNLTTINLSINKLTGGIPQELGNLEELRSLILFKNNLVGPLPPQLSKCTKMDKFDVGSNLLNGSIPSSLRSWTDLSTLILSDNSFTGEIPRFFTEFEKLIELRLGGNLFAGRIPSELGKLTSLQQLDLSHNNLTGTLKALDHMISLTEVDVSDNNFTGSVPETFMKLLNSSSLSFLGNPYLCVSYLPLCGSTCGRNNSFKLCNRQLSNHKGLSKVEIAFTALGSSLFVVFVLYGLVYMFLLRKKTKQELEVSAQDRLSSLLKEVMEATENLNDQYIIGKGAHGTVYKAFLAPDKDYAVKKLVFAGHEGTRSSMVREIQTLGTIRHRNLVKLEDFWLRKDHGLILYRYMENGSLHDALHEIKPPPTLEWIVRYRIALGTAYGLEYLHFDCDPRIVHRDVKPMNILLDSDMEPHVADFGIAKLLDQSSASTASAAVVGTTGYIAPENASRPSTSVESDVYSYGVVLLELITRKKALDPAFGEQTDIVGWARSAWSNTEDIDQIVDSSLKEELPHSNIIDQVVDVLMVAFRCTDKNPRKRPTMRDVIQQLLDANPQVRKRRILNPRNGLS, from the exons ATGCAGCTttatctgttcaattttttgttgttgttgtgctTGTCTGTGTCCATATCCACTGTATCTAGTTTGAACTCTGATGGGGTGGCTTTGTTGTCACTCTCCAAGCATTGGACCTCTGTCCCTGCTTCCATATCCTCAAGCTGGAATGCTTCTGATTCCACTCCATGCCAATGGGTTGGGATAGAATGTGACAATGACCACAATGTGGTTTCCCTGAAGCTCACTGGTTATGGAATTTCTGGTCAATTGGGACCTGAAATTAGCAGATTTAGGTACTTGAAGATTCTTGATTTGAGTGTTAACAAATTTTCTGGCAAAATTCCAACAGAATTGGCCAATTGTAGTCTTCTTGAAAACTTGGACTTGTATGAAAATGGCTTTTCTGGTGAAATTCCTGAATCCTTCTTTGCAATTCCTGCCTTAGCTTATGTGCATCTGTATAGTAACCGTTTGAATGGTTCCATCCCTGGAAATGTTGGGAATCTGAGTGAGCTTGTGCATCTGGATTTATATGAGAATCAGTTTTCAGGAGTCATTCCTTCATCCGTTGGAAACTGTAGTAAATTGGAGGACTTGTATTTGGCTGAGAACCAGTTGATAGGAGAACTTCCTAAGAGTCTGAACAAGCTTGAGAACCTGGTATATCTAGATGTGGCTAACAATAGTCTTGAGGGTAGCATTCCCTTGGGTTCAGGTACTTGCaagaatttaatttacttgGATTTTTCATACAATAAGTTTAGTGGAGGTATTCCACCAGGACTTGGAAATTGTAGTAATTTAACACAATTTTCTGCTGTGGGTAGCAATTTAGAGGGGACTATTCCATCTTCCTTTGGCCAACTCAAGTACCTTTCCATCCTGTACCTTCCTCTAAATCATTTGTCTGGTAAAATACCTCCTGAACTTGGCAAGTGTGAATCCTTGAAGGAACTACACTTGTATACAAACCAACTAGTGGGAGAAATTCCTGGTGAATTGGGGATGCTGACTCAATTACAGGACCttaaattatttgagaatCGGTTAACTGGTGAAATTCCAGTTAGCATATGGAAGATTCAAAGTCTTCAGCATATCCTTGTGTACAATAATAGCCTCACCGGGGAACTGCCTGTAGTGATGACTGAGTTGAAGCAGctaaaaaatatatcattGTTCAACAACCTGTTTTTTGGAGTTATACCTCAAACTTTGGGGATTAACAGCAGTTTGTGGCTGTTAGATTTTACCAATAATAAGTTCACTGGTAAAATCCCTCCAAGTCTTTGCCGTGGAAAGCAGTTATGGAAGTTGAATATGGGTTTCAATCGAATTCAAGGTACCATTCCTTCTGATGTTGGAAATTGCTCTAGTCTAAGCAGGTTGAAACTGGGACACAATAACCTCACTGGGGTTCTACCACAGTTTGCAAAAAATTCAAGACTTTTATATATGGACATCAGCAACAATGAGATTAGTGGAGAAATCCCATCTATCTTGGGAAATTGTAGCAATCTCACAACCATCAATTTGTCCATAAACAAGTTAACAGGAGGTATACCCCAGGAGCTAGGGAATCTTGAAGAGCTTCGTTCTTTGATTCTTTTCAAGAACAATTTGGTTGGTCCTCTACCTCCTCAGCTTTCAAAGTGTACCAAAATGGATAAGTTTGACGTGGGATCAAATTTGTTGAATGGTTCCATTCCATCGAGTTTGAGAAGTTGGACAGATTTATCAACACTGATTTTAAGTGACAATAGTTTTACTGGAGAAATTCCACGTTTCTTCACAGAGTTTGAAAAACTTATAGAGCTACGACTTGGTGGAAATTTGTTTGCAG GTCGGATTCCTTCAGAGCTTGGGAAGTTGACAAGCCTACAACAACTCGATCTATCTCATAACAATTTGACAGGGACTTTAAAAGCTCTTGATCATATGATTTCATTGACTGAGGTGGATGTTTCAGACAATAACTTCACAGGTTCAGTACCAGAGACGTTTATGAAGCTGTTGAACTCATCATCATTATCATTTTTGGGCAATCCCTACCTATGTGTCAGTTACCTTCCATTATGTGGCTCAACTTGTGGAAGAAACAACAGTTTTAAGCTGTGCAACCGTCAATTAAGCAATCATAAAGGCCTTAGTAAAGTAGAAATTGCATTTACAGCCCTGGGGTCTTCATTATTCGTTGTTTTTGTGCTTTATGGACTGGTTTATATGTTCCTCTTACGCAAAAAGACCAAGCAGGAACTTGAGGTCTCTGCTCAAGACAGGCTGTCTTCCCTACTCAAGGAAGTAATGGAGGCCACAGAAAATCTTAATGATCAATATATCATTGGGAAAGGAGCCCATGGAACTGTCTATAAGGCCTTTTTGGCTCCAGACAAAGATTATGCCGTCAAGAAGCTTGTATTTGCAGGGCATGAAGGAACGCGTTCAAGCATGGTTAGAGAAATTCAAACCCTGGGGACGATAAGGCATCGAAATCTAGTTAAATTGGAAGACTTCTGGTTGAGAAAGGACCATGGTTTAATCTTGTACAGGTACATGGAAAATGGGAGCCTTCATGATGCTCTACATGAAATTAAACCCCCACCAACTCTTGAGTGGATTGTCCGCTACAGGATAGCACTTGGAACTGCATACGGTTTGGAGTATCTCCATTTTGATTGTGACCCCCGTATAGTTCATCGAGATGTAAAACCAATGAACATTCTCTTAGACTCTGATATGGAGCCTCATGTCGCTGATTTTGGTATTGCTAAACTTTTGGATCAGTCTTCTGCATCAACGGCGTCCGCTGCAGTTGTGGGTACAACTGGATATATTGCACCAG AAAATGCATCTAGACCATCAACGAGTGTGGAATCTGATGTGTACAGTTATGGGGTTGTTTTACTTGAGCTGATAACTAGGAAGAAGGCATTGGATCCAGCATTTGGGGAGCAAACTGACATTGTAGGATGGGCTAGGTCAGCGTGGAGCAACACAGAAGACATTGATCAGATCGTTGATTCAAGCCTTAAGGAGGAACTCCCGCATTCAAATATAATCGACCAAGTTGTGGATGTGCTTATGGTGGCTTTCAGATGTACTGATAAAAATCCTAGAAAGAGACCGACGATGAGAGATGTTATCCAGCAATTATTAGATGCAAATCCCCAagtgagaaaaagaaggatatTGAATCCTCGTAATGGTTTGTCCTAA
- the LOC18783919 gene encoding receptor-like protein kinase isoform X1: protein MQLYLFNFLLLLCLSVSISTVSSLNSDGVALLSLSKHWTSVPASISSSWNASDSTPCQWVGIECDNDHNVVSLKLTGYGISGQLGPEISRFRYLKILDLSVNKFSGKIPTELANCSLLENLDLYENGFSGEIPESFFAIPALAYVHLYSNRLNGSIPGNVGNLSELVHLDLYENQFSGVIPSSVGNCSKLEDLYLAENQLIGELPKSLNKLENLVYLDVANNSLEGSIPLGSGTCKNLIYLDFSYNKFSGGIPPGLGNCSNLTQFSAVGSNLEGTIPSSFGQLKYLSILYLPLNHLSGKIPPELGKCESLKELHLYTNQLVGEIPGELGMLTQLQDLKLFENRLTGEIPVSIWKIQSLQHILVYNNSLTGELPVVMTELKQLKNISLFNNLFFGVIPQTLGINSSLWLLDFTNNKFTGKIPPSLCRGKQLWKLNMGFNRIQGTIPSDVGNCSSLSRLKLGHNNLTGVLPQFAKNSRLLYMDISNNEISGEIPSILGNCSNLTTINLSINKLTGGIPQELGNLEELRSLILFKNNLVGPLPPQLSKCTKMDKFDVGSNLLNGSIPSSLRSWTDLSTLILSDNSFTGEIPRFFTEFEKLIELRLGGNLFAGAIPSSIGALVSLSYALNLSNNALTGRIPSELGKLTSLQQLDLSHNNLTGTLKALDHMISLTEVDVSDNNFTGSVPETFMKLLNSSSLSFLGNPYLCVSYLPLCGSTCGRNNSFKLCNRQLSNHKGLSKVEIAFTALGSSLFVVFVLYGLVYMFLLRKKTKQELEVSAQDRLSSLLKEVMEATENLNDQYIIGKGAHGTVYKAFLAPDKDYAVKKLVFAGHEGTRSSMVREIQTLGTIRHRNLVKLEDFWLRKDHGLILYRYMENGSLHDALHEIKPPPTLEWIVRYRIALGTAYGLEYLHFDCDPRIVHRDVKPMNILLDSDMEPHVADFGIAKLLDQSSASTASAAVVGTTGYIAPENASRPSTSVESDVYSYGVVLLELITRKKALDPAFGEQTDIVGWARSAWSNTEDIDQIVDSSLKEELPHSNIIDQVVDVLMVAFRCTDKNPRKRPTMRDVIQQLLDANPQVRKRRILNPRNGLS, encoded by the exons ATGCAGCTttatctgttcaattttttgttgttgttgtgctTGTCTGTGTCCATATCCACTGTATCTAGTTTGAACTCTGATGGGGTGGCTTTGTTGTCACTCTCCAAGCATTGGACCTCTGTCCCTGCTTCCATATCCTCAAGCTGGAATGCTTCTGATTCCACTCCATGCCAATGGGTTGGGATAGAATGTGACAATGACCACAATGTGGTTTCCCTGAAGCTCACTGGTTATGGAATTTCTGGTCAATTGGGACCTGAAATTAGCAGATTTAGGTACTTGAAGATTCTTGATTTGAGTGTTAACAAATTTTCTGGCAAAATTCCAACAGAATTGGCCAATTGTAGTCTTCTTGAAAACTTGGACTTGTATGAAAATGGCTTTTCTGGTGAAATTCCTGAATCCTTCTTTGCAATTCCTGCCTTAGCTTATGTGCATCTGTATAGTAACCGTTTGAATGGTTCCATCCCTGGAAATGTTGGGAATCTGAGTGAGCTTGTGCATCTGGATTTATATGAGAATCAGTTTTCAGGAGTCATTCCTTCATCCGTTGGAAACTGTAGTAAATTGGAGGACTTGTATTTGGCTGAGAACCAGTTGATAGGAGAACTTCCTAAGAGTCTGAACAAGCTTGAGAACCTGGTATATCTAGATGTGGCTAACAATAGTCTTGAGGGTAGCATTCCCTTGGGTTCAGGTACTTGCaagaatttaatttacttgGATTTTTCATACAATAAGTTTAGTGGAGGTATTCCACCAGGACTTGGAAATTGTAGTAATTTAACACAATTTTCTGCTGTGGGTAGCAATTTAGAGGGGACTATTCCATCTTCCTTTGGCCAACTCAAGTACCTTTCCATCCTGTACCTTCCTCTAAATCATTTGTCTGGTAAAATACCTCCTGAACTTGGCAAGTGTGAATCCTTGAAGGAACTACACTTGTATACAAACCAACTAGTGGGAGAAATTCCTGGTGAATTGGGGATGCTGACTCAATTACAGGACCttaaattatttgagaatCGGTTAACTGGTGAAATTCCAGTTAGCATATGGAAGATTCAAAGTCTTCAGCATATCCTTGTGTACAATAATAGCCTCACCGGGGAACTGCCTGTAGTGATGACTGAGTTGAAGCAGctaaaaaatatatcattGTTCAACAACCTGTTTTTTGGAGTTATACCTCAAACTTTGGGGATTAACAGCAGTTTGTGGCTGTTAGATTTTACCAATAATAAGTTCACTGGTAAAATCCCTCCAAGTCTTTGCCGTGGAAAGCAGTTATGGAAGTTGAATATGGGTTTCAATCGAATTCAAGGTACCATTCCTTCTGATGTTGGAAATTGCTCTAGTCTAAGCAGGTTGAAACTGGGACACAATAACCTCACTGGGGTTCTACCACAGTTTGCAAAAAATTCAAGACTTTTATATATGGACATCAGCAACAATGAGATTAGTGGAGAAATCCCATCTATCTTGGGAAATTGTAGCAATCTCACAACCATCAATTTGTCCATAAACAAGTTAACAGGAGGTATACCCCAGGAGCTAGGGAATCTTGAAGAGCTTCGTTCTTTGATTCTTTTCAAGAACAATTTGGTTGGTCCTCTACCTCCTCAGCTTTCAAAGTGTACCAAAATGGATAAGTTTGACGTGGGATCAAATTTGTTGAATGGTTCCATTCCATCGAGTTTGAGAAGTTGGACAGATTTATCAACACTGATTTTAAGTGACAATAGTTTTACTGGAGAAATTCCACGTTTCTTCACAGAGTTTGAAAAACTTATAGAGCTACGACTTGGTGGAAATTTGTTTGCAGGTGCGATTCCCTCATCAATCGGAGCATTGGTTAGTCTATCATATGCATTGAATCTTAGCAATAATGCATTGACAGGTCGGATTCCTTCAGAGCTTGGGAAGTTGACAAGCCTACAACAACTCGATCTATCTCATAACAATTTGACAGGGACTTTAAAAGCTCTTGATCATATGATTTCATTGACTGAGGTGGATGTTTCAGACAATAACTTCACAGGTTCAGTACCAGAGACGTTTATGAAGCTGTTGAACTCATCATCATTATCATTTTTGGGCAATCCCTACCTATGTGTCAGTTACCTTCCATTATGTGGCTCAACTTGTGGAAGAAACAACAGTTTTAAGCTGTGCAACCGTCAATTAAGCAATCATAAAGGCCTTAGTAAAGTAGAAATTGCATTTACAGCCCTGGGGTCTTCATTATTCGTTGTTTTTGTGCTTTATGGACTGGTTTATATGTTCCTCTTACGCAAAAAGACCAAGCAGGAACTTGAGGTCTCTGCTCAAGACAGGCTGTCTTCCCTACTCAAGGAAGTAATGGAGGCCACAGAAAATCTTAATGATCAATATATCATTGGGAAAGGAGCCCATGGAACTGTCTATAAGGCCTTTTTGGCTCCAGACAAAGATTATGCCGTCAAGAAGCTTGTATTTGCAGGGCATGAAGGAACGCGTTCAAGCATGGTTAGAGAAATTCAAACCCTGGGGACGATAAGGCATCGAAATCTAGTTAAATTGGAAGACTTCTGGTTGAGAAAGGACCATGGTTTAATCTTGTACAGGTACATGGAAAATGGGAGCCTTCATGATGCTCTACATGAAATTAAACCCCCACCAACTCTTGAGTGGATTGTCCGCTACAGGATAGCACTTGGAACTGCATACGGTTTGGAGTATCTCCATTTTGATTGTGACCCCCGTATAGTTCATCGAGATGTAAAACCAATGAACATTCTCTTAGACTCTGATATGGAGCCTCATGTCGCTGATTTTGGTATTGCTAAACTTTTGGATCAGTCTTCTGCATCAACGGCGTCCGCTGCAGTTGTGGGTACAACTGGATATATTGCACCAG AAAATGCATCTAGACCATCAACGAGTGTGGAATCTGATGTGTACAGTTATGGGGTTGTTTTACTTGAGCTGATAACTAGGAAGAAGGCATTGGATCCAGCATTTGGGGAGCAAACTGACATTGTAGGATGGGCTAGGTCAGCGTGGAGCAACACAGAAGACATTGATCAGATCGTTGATTCAAGCCTTAAGGAGGAACTCCCGCATTCAAATATAATCGACCAAGTTGTGGATGTGCTTATGGTGGCTTTCAGATGTACTGATAAAAATCCTAGAAAGAGACCGACGATGAGAGATGTTATCCAGCAATTATTAGATGCAAATCCCCAagtgagaaaaagaaggatatTGAATCCTCGTAATGGTTTGTCCTAA